DNA from Rhinolophus sinicus isolate RSC01 linkage group LG16, ASM3656204v1, whole genome shotgun sequence:
CCAGTTGGGCTCCTGCTCTCTAAATGTTCTCTCCCTCTTTGCAGTGTTCCATGGACACAGCCTAAGAGAAAGAGGCAGCTTTTATGCCTCACTGGCCGCTGACCTAACGGCCTGATGACAGCAGCCCCGGGCACCTTCCCGGTTCAGTTCCGGCAGCCCTCGGTCAGCGGCCTCTCGCAGGTCACCAGCAGCCTGTATATCAGTAGTGGGGTGGCCGCCAACAACAAGCTCATGCTCTCCAGCAACCAGATCACCACGGTCATCAACGTCTCGGTGGAGGTGGTGAACACCCTCTACGAGGACATCCAGTACGTGCAGGTGCCTGTGGCAGACACACCCGTCTCGCGTCTCTGTGACTTCTTTGACTCCATTGCCGACCACATTCACAGTGTGGAGATGAAGCAGGGCCGCACGCTGCTCCACTGCGCAGCCGGCGTGAGCCGTTCAGCCGCCCTCTGCCTCGCCTACCTCATGAAGTACCACGCCATGTCCCTGCTGGATGCCCACAAGTGGACCAAGTCATGCCGGCCCATCATCCGGCCCAACAACGGCTTTTGGGAGCAGCTTATCCAC
Protein-coding regions in this window:
- the DUSP18 gene encoding dual specificity protein phosphatase 18 encodes the protein MTAAPGTFPVQFRQPSVSGLSQVTSSLYISSGVAANNKLMLSSNQITTVINVSVEVVNTLYEDIQYVQVPVADTPVSRLCDFFDSIADHIHSVEMKQGRTLLHCAAGVSRSAALCLAYLMKYHAMSLLDAHKWTKSCRPIIRPNNGFWEQLIHYEFQLFGKNTVHMVNSPLGMIPDIYEKEVRLMIPL